In Zunongwangia profunda SM-A87, the following proteins share a genomic window:
- a CDS encoding arsenosugar biosynthesis-associated peroxidase-like protein, whose protein sequence is MSKTYYDPADLRKFGEITEWSEELGKKFFDYYGKVFEEGALSAREKSLIALAVSHVVKCPYCIDAYTKDGLQRGITKEEMMEAVHAGAAIESGATLVHGVQMMNKYKKLSM, encoded by the coding sequence ATGTCTAAAACATATTATGATCCTGCAGATTTAAGAAAGTTTGGTGAAATCACTGAATGGAGCGAAGAGCTTGGAAAAAAATTTTTCGATTATTACGGAAAAGTATTTGAAGAAGGCGCTCTTTCTGCCCGTGAAAAATCTTTGATTGCCCTGGCTGTATCTCATGTGGTTAAATGTCCTTATTGCATTGATGCCTACACCAAAGATGGCTTACAACGTGGTATCACTAAAGAAGAAATGATGGAGGCCGTGCATGCAGGAGCAGCTATAGAAAGTGGCGCGACTCTTGTACATGGTGTACAGATGATGAATAAGTATAAAAAGCTTAGCATGTAA
- the arsS gene encoding arsenosugar biosynthesis radical SAM (seleno)protein ArsS (Some members of this family are selenoproteins.), producing MSLKSLKAREDDLSSPQRQLELLSEGIFEEGELPTFKDKIAESGHFPLKPKKLEILQLNLGYMCNQVCSHCHVDAGPDRKEIMTKETMLLCLEVIKNTGAHTLDLTGGAPEMNPNFRWFVEEASKAGIKDFIVRSNLTIILANKKFHDLPNFFKKHNVHVVSSLPFYKREKTDKQRGNGVFDKSIKALQLLNEVGYAQPDSALKLDLVYNPSGAFLPTNQAAMEHDFKKALKEDFNIDFNNLFAITNLPISRFLEYLIASENYEDYMYSLVDAYNPAAVENVMCTNTISISWDGWLYDCDFNQMLDLKVNSKVKHINEYNEDLLNDRNIIISQHCYGCTAGAGSSCQGSTI from the coding sequence ATGTCTTTAAAATCCCTAAAAGCAAGAGAAGATGATTTATCCAGCCCACAACGGCAGCTGGAATTATTGAGTGAAGGTATTTTTGAAGAAGGAGAACTACCAACATTTAAAGATAAAATTGCCGAAAGTGGTCATTTTCCGCTTAAACCTAAAAAACTGGAAATCTTGCAACTCAATCTTGGTTACATGTGTAATCAGGTTTGCTCACATTGCCATGTAGATGCCGGGCCGGATCGCAAGGAAATCATGACCAAGGAAACTATGCTGCTGTGTCTGGAGGTGATCAAAAATACAGGAGCACATACTTTGGATCTCACAGGGGGCGCGCCAGAAATGAATCCTAATTTTAGATGGTTTGTAGAAGAAGCTTCAAAGGCAGGCATTAAAGATTTTATTGTACGATCTAATTTAACTATCATTTTAGCAAATAAAAAATTTCACGATCTCCCTAATTTCTTTAAAAAACATAATGTTCATGTAGTTTCTTCCTTACCTTTTTACAAACGGGAAAAAACGGACAAACAACGCGGAAATGGAGTTTTCGACAAATCCATAAAAGCACTTCAGCTCTTAAACGAAGTAGGGTACGCCCAACCGGACAGTGCTCTTAAATTAGATCTTGTCTATAATCCGTCAGGTGCATTTTTACCTACAAACCAGGCCGCAATGGAACATGATTTTAAAAAAGCGCTAAAAGAGGATTTTAATATCGATTTCAATAATTTGTTTGCGATCACCAATCTTCCTATAAGTCGATTTTTAGAATATTTAATCGCTTCAGAGAATTATGAAGATTACATGTATTCTTTGGTTGATGCTTATAATCCCGCTGCAGTAGAAAATGTAATGTGTACCAATACTATTTCGATCAGTTGGGATGGATGGCTTTACGATTGCGATTTTAACCAAATGCTTGATCTTAAAGTCAATTCTAAAGTAAAGCATATTAATGAGTACAACGAGGATCTGCTTAACGATAGAAACATTATCATTTCGCAGCATTGCTACGGATGTACTGCCGGGGCAGGAAGCAGCTGCCAGGGTTCTACTATTTAA
- a CDS encoding TIGR04282 family arsenosugar biosynthesis glycosyltransferase, with amino-acid sequence MGETITSKNLLLIFTRNPEFGKVKTRLARDIGHQAALDIYKFLLAHTAKICTPLDTEKAVYYSEEIPNNDLWNATVFQKKKQIGEDLGERMQNAFAEGFNLGYSKIIIIGSDLYDIETKDLEQAFKVLNNHEIVIGPAEDGGYYLLGMKQLHPKLFKNKNWGTATVLQDTINELKKSNYKLLEKRNDVDLYSDIKDHPAFIPFFKV; translated from the coding sequence TTGGGAGAAACAATTACTTCAAAAAATTTACTTTTAATCTTTACCCGCAATCCAGAATTTGGCAAAGTAAAAACCAGACTTGCCAGGGATATTGGCCATCAGGCGGCATTAGATATTTATAAATTTTTACTCGCACATACGGCGAAGATTTGTACTCCGCTAGATACCGAAAAAGCAGTTTATTATTCTGAGGAAATACCTAATAACGATCTTTGGAATGCTACAGTTTTTCAGAAGAAAAAACAGATTGGTGAAGATTTAGGCGAGCGTATGCAAAATGCATTTGCCGAAGGTTTCAATTTAGGATACTCAAAAATTATAATTATAGGATCAGATTTATACGATATCGAGACCAAAGATTTAGAGCAGGCATTTAAAGTATTAAACAATCATGAAATAGTTATTGGCCCAGCCGAAGATGGCGGGTATTATTTACTTGGAATGAAACAACTTCACCCAAAACTCTTTAAAAATAAAAACTGGGGTACCGCAACGGTACTGCAGGATACAATAAACGAACTTAAAAAATCAAATTATAAATTATTAGAAAAGCGGAATGATGTTGACCTGTATTCAGATATCAAGGATCATCCTGCTTTTATTCCATTTTTCAAGGTATGA
- a CDS encoding purine-nucleoside phosphorylase yields the protein MTDAIQESTDYLKSKGFEAPEIGIILGTGLGKLVDEIDIEHEASYNHIPYFPTATVEFHKGKLIYGSLEGKKVVVMQGRFHLYEGYTLQDVTYPVRVMKRLGIKKLLVSNAAGSINLDYKKGELMLIDDHLNFQGGSPLAFKGVEKLGERFVDMSQPYDPKMNATLEKIAKNNHINLHKGIYASVLGPQLETRAEYRFLKIAGADAVGMSTVPEIIVANHLNIPVSAVSVITDEGNPDDLKPVDISEIIAMAEKAEPQMIVLFKELIKTL from the coding sequence ATGACAGATGCAATTCAGGAATCCACCGATTATTTAAAATCTAAAGGATTTGAAGCTCCCGAAATCGGAATCATTTTAGGAACCGGACTAGGGAAACTGGTGGATGAAATAGATATCGAGCACGAAGCCAGTTATAACCATATTCCTTATTTCCCTACTGCTACTGTAGAGTTTCATAAAGGAAAATTAATCTACGGTAGTCTGGAAGGAAAAAAAGTAGTGGTAATGCAGGGACGTTTCCACCTTTATGAAGGTTACACCTTACAGGATGTCACTTACCCGGTTAGGGTAATGAAGCGACTTGGAATTAAAAAATTACTGGTTTCTAATGCCGCTGGTTCTATTAATCTTGATTATAAAAAAGGCGAATTAATGTTAATCGACGATCATCTTAATTTCCAGGGAGGATCACCTTTAGCCTTTAAAGGGGTAGAAAAACTGGGAGAGCGTTTTGTAGATATGTCGCAACCTTACGACCCCAAAATGAATGCTACACTAGAAAAGATTGCAAAAAATAACCATATCAATTTACACAAAGGCATCTATGCTTCGGTTTTAGGCCCGCAATTAGAAACCAGAGCTGAATATCGATTCCTAAAAATAGCAGGAGCCGACGCCGTGGGAATGAGCACCGTTCCTGAGATTATTGTAGCCAACCATTTAAATATTCCGGTTTCCGCAGTTTCTGTAATTACAGATGAAGGAAATCCGGACGATTTAAAACCGGTAGATATTAGTGAGATTATAGCCATGGCCGAAAAAGCCGAACCACAAATGATTGTTCTTTTTAAAGAACTTATCAAAACGCTTTAA
- the arsM gene encoding arsenosugar biosynthesis arsenite methyltransferase ArsM, producing MSNYLETTKDVYKDAALTPDVGLCCTTNPIWELPGLKIPKIMQEMNYGCGSTVHARDLSNNPRILYVGVGGGMELLQFAYFSRQPYGVIGVDAVDEMLEASRKNFKIAKEQNEWFNPDFVDLKKGDALHLPVKDNSVDVAAQNCLFNIFKAEDLKRAIEEMYRVLKPNGKLVMSDPTCEQQMNEELRNDERLRALCLSGSLPIKDYVKALTDVGFGTIEIRARKPYRILDPKHYPTKELIYIESIEVAAIKDPMPEDGPCIFTGKAAIYYGESDHFDDKKGHILLKNQPLAVCDKTAKALKDLERDDIFISESTFHYDGGGCC from the coding sequence ATGAGCAATTATTTAGAAACCACAAAGGATGTTTATAAAGATGCAGCGCTTACACCAGATGTTGGGCTTTGCTGCACTACAAATCCTATTTGGGAGTTACCGGGCTTAAAAATACCGAAGATCATGCAAGAAATGAATTACGGTTGCGGCAGCACGGTTCATGCTCGTGACCTTTCCAATAATCCGCGTATTCTATATGTTGGTGTTGGGGGAGGTATGGAATTATTACAATTCGCTTATTTTTCAAGACAGCCTTACGGAGTTATAGGCGTGGATGCCGTTGATGAAATGTTGGAAGCTTCCAGAAAAAATTTCAAAATTGCTAAAGAACAAAACGAATGGTTTAACCCAGATTTTGTGGATTTAAAAAAGGGAGATGCGCTTCATCTCCCGGTAAAAGATAATTCGGTTGATGTAGCCGCACAAAACTGCTTATTCAATATTTTTAAAGCTGAAGACCTTAAAAGAGCAATAGAAGAAATGTACCGTGTTTTGAAGCCAAATGGTAAACTTGTTATGAGTGATCCTACTTGCGAGCAGCAAATGAATGAAGAGCTACGAAATGATGAACGATTAAGAGCCTTATGTCTTAGCGGAAGTTTACCAATTAAAGACTACGTAAAAGCACTAACCGATGTTGGTTTTGGCACTATAGAGATTAGAGCCAGAAAGCCATACCGGATTCTGGATCCTAAACATTACCCAACTAAGGAATTGATTTATATCGAATCTATAGAAGTAGCGGCTATCAAAGACCCTATGCCAGAAGATGGTCCTTGCATTTTTACAGGAAAAGCAGCAATCTATTACGGAGAGAGCGACCATTTTGATGACAAAAAAGGACATATTCTTTTAAAAAATCAGCCTTTAGCGGTTTGTGACAAAACAGCAAAAGCTTTAAAAGATTTGGAACGAGATGATATTTTTATTAGCGAATCTACTTTTCACTACGATGGTGGAGGTTGTTGCTAA
- a CDS encoding DUF547 domain-containing protein, with the protein MKNYILLKRILIMAIFPIGLSSCALFSAAGFSSKGLPHTNVKGELISTISNTSTNIDHSTWHNLLQKYVDEKGMVNYKGFKNDRKAFDKYIKMLSENRPDHTWSVQEQLSYYINAYNANTVKLVLDNYPLKSVQSIDGATTKEFVSMGTKQISLGALENSILRRMNEPRVNFAICKAAISSPRLLNEAYTADAINEQLEYATRSFINSPKNIIKPESAQLSRLFDWYSGDFTGGSITIGEYINRYSEVKMKNWNNISFKEYNWNLNEKQ; encoded by the coding sequence ATGAAAAATTACATTCTACTTAAGCGAATATTGATTATGGCCATTTTCCCTATTGGTTTAAGCAGCTGCGCCTTATTTTCAGCGGCAGGATTTTCCAGTAAAGGATTACCACACACCAATGTAAAAGGCGAATTAATTTCAACAATTTCTAACACTTCAACGAATATTGATCATTCTACCTGGCATAATTTACTACAAAAATATGTGGATGAAAAAGGTATGGTAAATTACAAAGGCTTCAAAAATGATCGAAAGGCATTTGATAAATACATAAAAATGCTTTCAGAAAACCGTCCAGATCATACCTGGTCTGTCCAGGAGCAACTATCGTATTATATCAACGCATACAACGCCAATACGGTAAAACTTGTTTTGGACAATTATCCCCTTAAATCTGTACAGAGTATCGATGGTGCTACCACCAAAGAATTTGTAAGTATGGGAACCAAACAAATTTCACTGGGCGCCTTAGAAAATAGTATTCTAAGAAGAATGAACGAGCCCCGGGTTAATTTTGCCATCTGCAAAGCAGCCATATCCAGCCCAAGACTGTTAAATGAAGCTTATACCGCTGATGCTATTAATGAACAACTGGAATATGCTACCCGGTCTTTTATCAATTCGCCTAAAAATATTATCAAACCAGAATCGGCTCAGCTTTCCAGACTTTTCGATTGGTACAGTGGTGATTTTACCGGTGGTAGTATCACTATTGGTGAATATATTAATCGCTACAGCGAGGTGAAAATGAAAAACTGGAATAACATTTCATTTAAAGAATATAACTGGAATTTGAACGAAAAGCAGTAA
- a CDS encoding glycoside hydrolase family 113, whose amino-acid sequence MKSKLWLAIVSLLFIFCSYQPDFPKLKYNGLSLVASRDSLKIEHILPLKNVNANTIALMPFAFLEDLKSPELHFNNKRQWWGERVGGVQQSIQLLQRNGLKVMIKPQIWIWHDEFTGDLNMTSDKDWQTFENSYLEYILLYAELAEQRQISLFCIGTELYNFTEKRPEFWQKMIAEVRNVYSGKITYAENWDKVDQFQFWDQLDFIGVDAYFPVSEEENPTEAELSKGWESHKKMLQNLSSATKKQVLFTEYGYRNVDFATKEPWLASSRRRGDELPEYLNEELQVKALQVIYDEFWPEKWFAGGFLWKWHHDHERAGGKQNDQFTPQNKMAEKILKSNYSKYSEKLE is encoded by the coding sequence ATGAAATCTAAACTTTGGTTGGCTATTGTTTCCTTGCTTTTTATCTTTTGTAGCTACCAGCCAGATTTTCCGAAGCTAAAGTATAACGGATTAAGTTTAGTAGCCTCCCGGGATTCACTAAAAATCGAGCATATTCTTCCGCTAAAAAATGTAAATGCAAATACTATAGCCTTGATGCCTTTTGCTTTTCTTGAAGATTTAAAAAGTCCAGAGTTGCATTTTAATAATAAGCGGCAGTGGTGGGGAGAACGGGTAGGTGGTGTACAACAAAGTATTCAGTTACTTCAGAGAAATGGGCTAAAGGTGATGATTAAACCTCAAATATGGATTTGGCATGATGAATTTACCGGCGATCTTAATATGACATCAGATAAAGATTGGCAAACTTTTGAAAATAGCTACCTGGAATATATCTTATTGTATGCCGAACTGGCCGAACAAAGACAAATTTCACTTTTTTGTATTGGAACCGAGCTTTATAATTTTACTGAAAAAAGACCTGAATTTTGGCAAAAGATGATCGCTGAAGTGCGCAATGTATATTCAGGAAAGATCACGTATGCTGAAAACTGGGATAAAGTTGACCAATTTCAGTTTTGGGATCAACTCGATTTTATTGGTGTCGATGCTTATTTTCCGGTGAGTGAAGAAGAAAATCCTACAGAGGCTGAGTTAAGTAAGGGGTGGGAATCACATAAAAAAATGCTGCAAAATTTATCTTCAGCAACTAAAAAGCAGGTGCTGTTTACAGAATATGGGTATAGAAATGTGGATTTTGCAACAAAAGAGCCGTGGCTGGCTTCCTCTAGAAGAAGAGGAGATGAGCTTCCAGAATATTTAAACGAAGAATTACAGGTAAAGGCATTACAGGTGATTTATGATGAGTTTTGGCCGGAAAAATGGTTTGCCGGTGGTTTTCTTTGGAAATGGCATCACGATCATGAACGTGCCGGAGGAAAGCAAAACGACCAGTTTACCCCACAAAATAAAATGGCAGAAAAAATCCTAAAGTCGAATTACAGCAAGTACTCCGAAAAGTTAGAGTAG
- a CDS encoding NAD(P)/FAD-dependent oxidoreductase — MEHIVILGNGISGITTARHIRKRSDKKITVISAESDYFFSRTALMYVYMGHMQWNHLKPYEDWFWKKNRIDLKTGWVQQIDFAQKTLHFKNGETLDYDKLVLATGSIPNKFGWEGENLEGAQGLVSKQDLELLEKNTKNCKKAVVVGGGLIGVELAEMLRTRNIAVTMLVREKAFWHSVLPFENAKMIAEHIKSHGIDLRTETELDKIIPDENGRVKAIMTKSGEQIDCQLVGLCAGVRPKIDFLKDSGLAINKGILVNSYLETNIPNVYAIGDCAEQQEAIGQRKPVEAVWYTGRMMGETLALTLTGKKSRYNPGNWFNSAKFFDIEYQTYGWVWPKPKENEQHFHWQHKDGTKAITISFDRYTNQFLGINTFGIGMRHEVLDRWLTEKRKINYVLANLKQANFDPEFYNRHEATIFKSFKSVLMKQE, encoded by the coding sequence ATGGAGCATATTGTTATTTTAGGTAACGGAATTTCTGGAATTACCACGGCTCGCCACATTCGAAAGCGATCTGATAAAAAAATCACCGTAATTTCTGCAGAAAGTGATTACTTTTTCTCGCGTACCGCACTGATGTATGTATACATGGGTCACATGCAATGGAATCACTTAAAACCATATGAAGATTGGTTTTGGAAGAAAAACCGAATCGATCTAAAAACCGGTTGGGTACAGCAAATCGATTTTGCTCAAAAAACACTTCATTTTAAAAATGGTGAAACGCTTGATTATGATAAACTGGTTTTAGCAACCGGATCTATACCGAACAAATTTGGTTGGGAAGGTGAAAATCTAGAAGGTGCACAAGGATTAGTTTCTAAACAAGATCTAGAGTTACTGGAAAAAAATACCAAAAACTGTAAAAAAGCAGTTGTTGTAGGTGGCGGACTTATAGGTGTTGAGCTTGCTGAAATGCTTCGCACTCGTAATATTGCAGTTACGATGTTGGTTCGTGAAAAAGCTTTCTGGCATTCGGTATTACCTTTTGAAAATGCTAAGATGATTGCTGAACATATCAAATCTCATGGTATTGATTTACGAACAGAAACCGAACTCGATAAAATCATTCCTGATGAAAACGGAAGAGTAAAAGCCATCATGACTAAAAGCGGTGAACAAATCGATTGCCAGCTTGTAGGTTTATGCGCCGGTGTTCGACCAAAAATCGATTTTTTAAAAGATTCTGGTTTAGCAATCAACAAAGGAATTTTAGTAAACTCTTATTTAGAAACTAATATCCCCAATGTTTACGCTATTGGTGATTGTGCCGAGCAGCAGGAAGCGATTGGCCAGCGAAAACCAGTTGAAGCGGTTTGGTATACTGGCAGAATGATGGGCGAAACTCTAGCACTTACACTTACCGGAAAAAAATCTCGATATAATCCGGGAAATTGGTTTAATTCGGCTAAATTTTTTGATATCGAATATCAAACCTACGGTTGGGTATGGCCAAAACCTAAAGAAAACGAGCAGCATTTTCACTGGCAGCATAAAGATGGCACTAAAGCGATTACTATAAGTTTCGATAGATATACGAATCAGTTTTTAGGGATAAATACCTTCGGAATTGGAATGCGACATGAAGTTTTAGACCGTTGGCTTACTGAAAAACGAAAGATCAATTACGTTCTCGCCAATCTAAAACAAGCTAATTTTGATCCTGAATTTTATAATCGGCATGAGGCAACAATTTTCAAAAGTTTTAAATCAGTTTTAATGAAGCAAGAATAA